A single region of the Eremothecium gossypii ATCC 10895 chromosome V, complete sequence genome encodes:
- the BCP1 gene encoding protein-transporting protein BCP1 (Syntenic homolog of Saccharomyces cerevisiae YDR361C (BCP1)): protein MVHAVKLSELSKRKRDVEEDSDVDISTTDSESDQDADGDEEIINIDFDFFNGNPGVDFHALKNLLRQLFGQQEANRMQLSTLADIILQSPTTTIKTDGQESDPYCFLSFVDYKEHRTSDYAKYLVNLDPRLETFFATIDNSDKTCALILCERLINMPVEVVPPLYNITLNDVSSNSSDGKHFDFYLVVSRKYEVSFDMDSDSEDESAKPRKRVKGSELDYFHEEDRHMEKYAKICFQGPTRKGVVPLYMVLDHEGLVRSIGDLEQAIASWK, encoded by the coding sequence ATGGTGCATGCGGTGAAGTTGAGTGAGCTAAGCAAGAGAAAGCGCGATGTGGAGGAGGACTCAGATGTGGATATTAGTACGACTGACTCCGAGTCCGACCAGGATGCCGATGGAGATGAGGAGATAATTAACATTGACTTTGACTTCTTCAATGGAAATCCAGGAGTGGACTTCCACGCGCTGAAGAatctgctgcggcagctgtTTGGGCAGCAGGAGGCCAACCGTATGCAGCTGAGCACGCTGGCAGACATCATTCTCCAGTCGCCAACGACTACGATCAAGACCGATGGGCAGGAATCAGATCCCTATTGCTTCCTGTCGTTTGTAGACTACAAGGAACACCGTACTAGCGACTATGCAAAGTACCTCGTCAACTTGGACCCCCGGTTGGAGACGTTCTTTGCGACCATCGACAACTCTGACAAGACGTGCGCGCTGATACTCTGCGAGCGCCTGATTAACATGCCAGTGGAAGTGGTCCCTCCATTATACAATATTACGCTGAACGACGTTTCCAGCAACTCTAGTGACGGAAAACACTTTGACTTCTACCTGGTGGTTAGCCGTAAATACGAAGTCAGTTTCGATATGGACAGCGACAGCGAAGACGAGAGCGCCAAGCCCCGCAAGCGGGTCAAGGGCTCGGAGTTGGATTATTTCCATGAAGAGGACCGGCACATGGAAAAGTACGCCAAGATATGCTTCCAAGGCCCAACGCGCAAGGGGGTCGTACCTCTCTACATGGTACTTGACCACGAGGGTCTGGTCAGGTCCATTGGCGATCTCGAGCAAGCGATCGCTTCTTGGAAGTAA
- the CTM1 gene encoding cytochrome c lysine N-methyltransferase (Syntenic homolog of Saccharomyces cerevisiae YHR109W (CTM1)), translated as MRCGWMAGSSETVGIMDTADWYIGHGQVTVAPCVSIERSQIKSPDSGYGVFVDVDKLQEEECEAVELLRVPYGNVISVRTLMDWLSGRGDGYDASKDLIKTYLALFLEDTSNHRFVTETNMLILYLALMAILSERGYGFPDKFVIYLRDVLLQTRLLTPVLEVLTQEAGDAGAHYRNGPQEIFLSTLLQFISGAFMGCTRAVVLRVYAAVLSRCLEIPHETSPGSEDYTVSSSLVPILDFTNHSCEHRNAYFDVDRESGDVLLMLDVAACAGLGDRFEVFISYCPVEELVHFKHTYGFFPRASCGTQFWHMFLSDTWLKEERAPHGSGSLFQIYSELRVLPYIELALISGQVYVNDYCSSFPELLLPFVNIEALSDKESKLTALKGDQQLLAEAKTNFLSFLARYLDKLVANGPIRHSGPVCASLRDILLRELELSKRLRNTLQHGSAFLSSHMADTSPPYCPSPAPSPPYAYMYTSS; from the coding sequence ATGCGCTGTGGTTGGATGGCTGGCTCGTCCGAGACAGTGGGAATCATGGACACGGCAGATTGGTATATAGGACACGGTCAGGTTACTGTCGCTCCATGTGTTAGCATTGAGCGATCGCAGATCAAATCACCAGATAGCGGGTATGGAGTATTTGTTGATGTAGATAAGCTGCAAGAGGAGGAATGCGAGGCAGTGGAGTTGCTTCGCGTCCCATATGGAAATGTCATCTCAGTTAGGACGCTGATGGATTGGCTGTCTGGCAGAGGCGACGGATATGACGCATCAAAGGACTTGATTAAGACGTATCTAGCGCTCTTCTTGGAGGATACGAGTAATCACCGGTTTGTGACCGAGACGAACATGCTGATCTTATATCTGGCGCTGATGGCGATCTTGTCTGAACGGGGGTACGGCTTCCCGGATAAATTCGTGATCTACCTTCGCGATGTGCTGCTACAGACGCGTCTTCTGACTCCGGTACTGGAGGTGCTCACGCAGGAGGCGGGCGATGCAGGTGCCCACTACCGAAATGGGCCACAGGAGATATTCCTATCCACTCTGCTGCAGTTCATCAGCGGGGCGTTCATGGGTTGCACCAGGGCTGTGGTTCTCCGCGTGTACGCAGCGGTCCTTTCGCGTTGCCTGGAGATCCCACATGAGACCTCGCCCGGCTCTGAGGACTATACCGTCAGTTCTTCCCTAGTGCCCATACTTGACTTCACCAACCACTCGTGCGAGCACAGAAATGCCTATTTTGATGTGGATCGCGAGTCAGGGGACGTGCTATTGATGCTCGATGTGGCGGCGTGCGCCGGCCTCGGGGACCGCTTCGAGGTTTTCATCAGTTACTGTCCAGTGGAAGAGCTTGTGCACTTCAAGCATACCTACGGTTTCTTCCCACGGGCCAGCTGTGGAACCCAGTTCTGGCACATGTTTCTCTCGGATACCTGGCTCAAGGAGGAACGTGCGCCACATGGCTCCGGTAGCCTGTTTCAAATTTACTCTGAACTGCGTGTCCTTCCCTATATCGAACTCGCCTTGATATCTGGCCAAGTGTACGTCAATGACTATTGTAGCTCATTTCCAGAATTGCTTCTACCATTTGTCAATATCGAGGCACTATCAGATAAAGAAAGCAAGTTAACCGCCCTAAAGGGCGACCAGCAGCTCCTTGCAGAGGCCAAGACCAACTTCCTCTCTTTTCTGGCACGCTATTTGGATAAGCTGGTGGCAAATGGGCCCATACGGCATTCAGGTCCAGTTTGTGCTTCTCTCCGAGACATACTTCTACGTGAGCTTGAATTATCCAAACGGCTACGCAATACGCTACAGCACGGCAGTGCTTTCTTGTCCTCACACATGGCAGACACTTCTCCTCCTTACTGTCCTTCACCAGCACCCTCTCCTCCCTACGCCTACATGTATACATCTAGCTGA
- the ERP5 gene encoding Erp5p (Syntenic homolog of Saccharomyces cerevisiae YHR110W (ERP5)) — translation MQAAGSSPTVRMGTLKTVLLLFLYLGQAHSLHFYLLPGETKCFYEGITRESQFFASIDAQVEGEDGHFTRNPHLTVSLFVYASFDANELVFAQQNSPFSEFQFTALESGEHRICMSPNFPHTAARLRVFLDFKVSTADTLDNRRLMDVTYLQDRIEYLISRLEDIRSDQAVLRKQDEEAQRLSKVANRQMILWSAVQSAALVLVFLLQLRHLKNFFNRKVM, via the coding sequence ATGCAAGCAGCTGGAAGTTCACCAACTGTTCGAATGGGCACCTTAAAGACTGTGTTACTACTTTTCCTATATCTGGGACAGGCGCATTCGCTCCACTTTTATCTGCTGCCGGGCGAAACAAAGTGCTTCTACGAAGGAATAACACGGGAGAGCCAGTTCTTCGCAAGCATAGATGCACAGGTGGAAGGCGAAGACGGCCACTTCACACGGAACCCGCACTTAACCGTTTCGCTATTCGTATATGCGTCCTTTGATGCTAATGAGCTCGTATTTGCGCAGCAGAACTCGCCATTTTCTGAATTCCAGTTTACAGCGCTGGAATCGGGAGAGCACCGGATTTGCATGTCACCCAACTTCCCTCACACCGCAGCGCGGCTGCGGGTTTTCCTGGACTTCAAGGTCAGCACGGCCGATACGCTGGATAACAGGCGCCTGATGGACGTCACGTATCTGCAAGATCGCATTGAATACTTGATTAGTAGACTGGAGGACATACGCAGTGACCAGGCAGTGCTGAGGAAACAAGACGAGGAGGCACAGCGATTGAGCAAGGTCGCCAACCGGCAGATGATATTGTGGTCTGCAGTCCAAAGCGCTGCTCTGGTGCTTGTCTTTTTACTCCAGCTAAGGCACCTGAAGAACTTTTTTAATCGCAAAGTTATGTGA
- the UBA4 gene encoding Uba4p (Syntenic homolog of Saccharomyces cerevisiae YHR111W (UBA4)): MTGESLDGSLHALTIELDALRRENANLKQQLKEKDGACGELPMSLEEFQRYGRQMIVGETGGLSGQVKLRSARVLIVGAGGLGCPALQYLAGAGIGHLGIVDNDVVEESNLHRQPLHDTSKVGLLKCDSAKEALSRLNPYCSIKTYPVRLSYANAFEIFPSWDLILDCTDSPMSRYLISDVAVNLGKTVVSGSGLGTEGQLSIYNFENKGPCYRCFYPIPPRPGSVVSCQSGGVLGPCIGVLGIMMAVEALKILFGIYTLENFKPFLMQYSGFPYQTLRMFKMRNRKQGCLCCGDNPTITKSTIESGHIKYEAFCGAINYDVLSKDERLSASEFEANYWSQKERGFVCLDVRPRLHYEISHLPGTYNMTVKELDEMEGSIEELQKHIPVITPDLDIVVLCRYGNDSRLATRILKDKFKLRNVRDVKGGYFAYIDEINPSLPKY, translated from the coding sequence ATGACTGGAGAAAGTCTCGACGGAAGCTTACATGCACTAACTATTGAGTTGGATGCTTTAAGGCGCGAAAATGCGAATCTCAAACAGCAGCTGAAGGAGAAAGATGGGGCTTGCGGCGAATTACCGATGTCGCTAGAAGAGTTCCAGAGGTATGGGCGGCAAATGATCGTGGGAGAGACAGGCGGGCTATCAGGTCAGGTTAAGCTTAGAAGTGCTCGTGTGCTCATTGTTGGTGCTGGAGGTTTGGGATGCCCCGCGCTACAGTATCTTGCAGGCGCCGGCATAGGTCATCTGGGTATTGTGGATAATGACGTTGTTGAGGAATCAAATCTACATAGACAGCCCTTACATGATACAAGTAAGGTGGGCCTTCTCAAGTGCGATTCGGCTAAGGAAGCCCTTTCCAGATTGAACCCATATTGTAGTATCAAAACGTACCCCGTCCGGCTGAGCTACGCCAATGCTTTCGAGATATTTCCCTCGTGGGATCTAATCCTGGACTGCACTGATTCTCCTATGTCGCGCTATTTAATTTCTGATGTCGCGGTAAACCTCGGTAAGACAGTGGTTTCGGGTTCTGGACTGGGCACGGAGGGTCAGTTGTCCATTTACAATTTTGAAAATAAGGGCCCTTGCTACAGATGTTTCTATCCTATTCCGCCTAGGCCCGGTTCAGTTGTTTCCTGTCAATCAGGCGGAGTGCTTGGACCATGTATTGGAGTGCTGGGGATCATGATGGCTGTTGAGGCGCTCAAAATTTTATTCGGTATATACACGCTCGAAAACTTCAAACCTTTCCTAATGCAGTACTCTGGATTCCCCTACCAGACATTGCGCATGTTCAAGATGCGCAATAGGAAGCAGGGCTGTTTATGCTGCGGCGATAACCCAACCATTACCAAGTCGACGATAGAAAGCGGCCATATTAAGTATGAGGCCTTTTGCGGGGCCATCAATTATGATGTGTTATCCAAGGATGAGCGTCTATCTGCATCAGAGTTTGAGGCTAATTATTGGTCTCAAAAGGAACGAGGCTTTGTGTGCTTGGATGTACGCCCTCGTTTACATTATGAAATTTCTCATCTACCGGGCACTTACAATATGACTGTCAAAGAGCTAGATGAGATGGAAGGTAGCATTGAAGAGCTACAAAAACATATACCGGTCATAACGCCCGATCTAGATATAGTGGTACTCTGCCGTTATGGGAACGACTCGCGCCTAGCAACCAGAATATTGAAGGATAAGTTTAAGCTGAGGAATGTCAGAGATGTCAAGGGTGGATATTTCGCTTACATTGATGAGATAAACCCCTCTTTGCCAAAGTATTGA
- the TFC6 gene encoding transcription factor TFIIIC subunit TFC6 (Syntenic homolog of Saccharomyces cerevisiae YDR362C (TFC6)), whose protein sequence is MPVKRPGRRSKRVAGTKTEWGQSSVTDYAAFRSVAPEVAAAAAVADQISYNDELLEAPKKRLRARTAMDTELTGTRASLHKDADQEDTRDGAVEDGVDYTSLEGLEEAAKSILVGEVEQDADEVLVRNLDTEGLLELAAAEQRLAQSRDGSGNVAGGRRKGARVIRAMKDLSAAQDKLERIYGRNRKKLLGLAKWKEGFETNVFNFPDSLLQPESKYYVPALDIFEDLDISGCNYKPVKHSLLSMEEFLDRFPIDVSTPKDVTIANAEFTLYRDHKAEFPVMEWEKRIGFIYNVGGLITDMAWLRNHRSHTQYLAVGVSSIKNADDMRLKISGIEKHVAIIEIYALNPSDMSFVKYQTIVHEFGETWDLKWNEGYHSDESVGLLGFVCQAGGVRFIEVQKCEQYEIRALSEAHIDVSMENAQISCFDFLSSDTIICGFYNGYVGRFQLGDSIPELYAKVHDTYVLAIVTAYSPYEETTICSTAVDGTSFLFNTKSIKTTKCALPRNRGTNISPLAYVPQLYSIVHTDGINSLRAFTPRAVFGTHQLCQHKNNIGCIGTSRLHPYVLSGAADGTIILNNVVRRMLQGIKGNTETYKYIRLWKWDYNVTTNYYRLDPTYEVSKSAVNENSNTRIDPTPVNIQAVKWNETRNCGKFYAFANAAGLLVIEKLGGDS, encoded by the coding sequence ATGCCTGTAAAACGGCCCGGAAGGCGCTCGAAAAGGGTTGCAGGGACCAAGACGGAGTGGGGACAAAGCTCAGTCACGGATTATGCAGCATTCAGAAGTGTAGCACCTGAAgtagcagcagcagcggctgtAGCAGATCAGATATCGTACAACGATGAGCTCTTGGAGGCTCCTAAAAAGAGATTACGCGCAAGAACGGCGATGGATACGGAGCTGACGGGTACCAGGGCTAGTCTTCATAAAGATGCAGACCAGGAAGACACGCGAGACGGAGCAGTAGAAGATGGGGTAGATTATACATCGTTGGAAGGACTAGAGGAGGCTGCGAAGAGCATACTTGTGGGTGAGGTGGAGCAGGATGCGGACGAGGTGCTGGTGCGCAATTTAGATACGGAAGGTCTTCTGGAGTTGGCAGCGGCAGAGCAGAGGCTGGCACAGAGCAGAGATGGGTCTGGCAACGTTGCTGGTGGCAGGCGCAAAGGTGCGAGGGTTATACGTGCAATGAAGGATCTTTCCGCCGCACAAGATAAACTGGAAAGGATATATGGACGGAATCGAAAAAAGCTACTAGGACTGGCCAAGTGGAAGGAGGGCTTCGAGACCAATGTGTTTAACTTCCCGGATTCTCTACTACAGCCCGAGTCCAAATACTATGTACCAGCTCTGGATATTTTTGAGGATCTCGACATTTCTGGTTGTAATTATAAGCCCGTAAAGCACAGCTTGCTATCCATGGAGGAGTTTCTGGACAGGTTTCCCATCGACGTGTCGACACCAAAAGATGTGACTATTGCAAACGCAGAATTTACACTGTACCGGGACCATAAGGCAGAATTCCCTGTAATGGAGTGGGAAAAAAGGATAGGATTTATATATAACGTTGGGGGGCTGATCACTGATATGGCGTGGTTGCGAAATCACAGGTCACATACGCAGTACCTTGCTGTTGGTGTCTCAAGTATCAAAAATGCCGACGACATGAGACTCAAGATCTCTGGAATAGAAAAGCATGTCGCAATTATCGAAATCTATGCGCTTAATCCTTCTGACATGTCCTTCGTAAAATATCAGACAATCGTGCATGAGTTTGGTGAAACATGGGATCTCAAATGGAACGAAGGGTACCATTCAGATGAATCAGTAGGTCTACTGGGATTTGTGTGTCAAGCTGGCGGCGTAAGGTTTATTGAAGTCCAAAAGTGCGAGCAGTACGAGATTCGAGCCCTGAGCGAGGCCCATATCGACGTGTCTATGGAAAATGCGCAGATATCTTGTTTTGACTTTTTGTCCTCTGATACTATTATTTGTGGGTTCTATAACGGCTATGTCGGTAGGTTTCAGCTAGGTGATTCTATACCAGAACTGTACGCTAAAGTACATGATACCTATGTACTAGCGATTGTCACTGCATATTCCCCATACGAAGAGACCACTATATGCAGTACAGCTGTTGATGGTACTTCTTTTTTATTTAATACCAAGAGTATTAAAACAACCAAATGTGCATTGCCTAGAAATCGGGGTACAAATATCAGTCCTCTGGCATACGTTCCGCAGCTATATTCGATTGTGCATACGGATGGAATCAATTCGCTCAGAGCTTTTACTCCAAGAGCAGTTTTTGGTACTCACCAGTTGTGTCAGCATAAAAACAATATTGGTTGTATCGGTACATCGAGATTGCATCCATATGTTCTctcaggtgctgcagaTGGAACAATAATCCTAAACAATGTTGTCAGACGGATGCTACAAGGTATTAAAGGGAATACAGAAACATATAAATATATTCGCCTTTGGAAGTGGGACTACAATGTGACGACGAACTACTATAGGTTAGATCCTACTTACGAAGTCAGCAAGTCAGCAGTGAATGAAAACTCGAATACGAGGATAGATCCAACGCCTGTAAATATCCAGGCTGTCAAGTGGAACGAGACCCGGAACTGCGGCAAGTTTTATGCCTTTGCAAACGCGGCAGGTTTGCTGGTAATAGAGAAACTTGGTGGAGATAGTTGA
- a CDS encoding putative cystathionine beta-lyase (Syntenic homolog of Saccharomyces cerevisiae YHR112C) — translation MVELCTSLIHADDNSNRVNDVAPPINVTTTFRYSEDDLIPAVERTADTAGSNGHFYSRVSHPNGARCEVLLAEALGGEAVVYSSGLAAFGAALTHFNPKRLFIGRGYHGCHGVADIWVRNHGLQKLSLEEVSERSEPGDLVHIESPINPYGTLVDVAGIAAAAHEKGAYVVLDATFAPPPLQDPWEQGADVVLHSCTKYFGGHSDLLGGVLAVRDAAVARQLRQDRVYLGTNIANLEAYLLIRSMRTMEMRVVRQSTSATKVVAYLESHKAEFGGVLVKVFHSSLQTEPYVQQYLRGGNAPVFSILLRTVEQCKRLPSLLKLFHHATSLGGVESLIEWRAMSDTTVEQNLLRISVGCESPEDLIADLAGAFRQL, via the coding sequence atGGTGGAACTCTGCACATCTTTGATACATGCTGACGACAATAGCAATAGAGTAAACGACGTGGCTCCGCCGATAAATGTAACCACCACCTTCCGCTATTCTGAGGACGACCTGATACCTGCAGTGGAACGGACAGCGGACACCGCGGGATCCAATGGGCATTTTTATTCGAGGGTATCGCACCCCAACGGCGCACGGTGCGAGGTGCTCCTCGCAGAGGCGCTTGGTGGAGAGGCAGTCGTGTACTCCTCCGGGCTGGCGGCGTTTGGAGCGGCGCTGACGCACTTCAACCCCAAGCGGTTGTTCATTGGCAGAGGCTACCACGGCTGCCACGGCGTGGCGGACATATGGGTGCGCAACCACGGCCTACAGAAGCTCTCGCTGGAGGAGGTGTCCGAGCGCTCGGAGCCCGGCGATCTGGTGCACATTGAGTCGCCAATCAACCCGTATGGGACGCTGGTGGACGTGGCCGGCAttgcggcggcggcgcacgAGAAGGGCGCTTACGTGGTGCTTGATGCAACGTtcgccccgccgccgctgcaggACCCCTGGGAGCAGGGCGCCGACGTGGTGCTACACTCGTGCACCAAATACTTCGGCGGCCACTCTGACCTGCTGGGTGGGGTTCTTGCGGTGCGCGATGCTGCAGtcgcgcgccagctccgccaGGACAGGGTCTACCTCGGCACCAACATCGCGAACCTGGAGGCATACCTCCTGATACGCTCGATGCGCACCATGGAGATGCGGGTTGTGCGCCAAAGCACCAGCGCCACCAAGGTGGTCGCTTACCTGGAGTCACACAAAGCTGAGTTTGGCGGAGTACTGGTTAAGGTGTTCCACTCGTCACTCCAGACCGAGCCTTATGTGCAGCAGTACCTGCGGGGCGGCAATGCACCTGTCTTCTCAATTCTGCTGCGGACTGTAGAGCAGTGCAAGCGACTCCCGTCCCTCTTAAAGCTCTTCCACCATGCCACGTCGCTCGGCGGCGTTGAGTCGCTCATCGAATGGCGCGCCATGTCCGACACCACTGTCGAGCAGAATCTCCTGCGGATCTCGGTGGGTTGCGAATCACCCGAGGACCTGATTGCGGATCTTGCTGGCGCGTTCCGCCAGTTATAG
- the ESC2 gene encoding Esc2p (Syntenic homolog of Saccharomyces cerevisiae YDR363W (ESC2)), translated as MGEFNEYDDIDDFFCNDISPLHDEADEFGSTDIALPSQLYGKGPKPRAGESKALRDRNKESGSGTESEAKGDTLATKRGRSSWRRGASESSRSSSLGSSSPSDSSSGRSLSPVRPAKRKRTDEQQPESEANRFLAEMERDIELSAGPGGGETATGKGGRDTDARVYNVGFISRIEGSRNRRVNVKVTGQKQFATFLAIALAAFSKQHNIRKSLKPKYQADQVKIYREGVEVFKFMTCDSFNIEEPYNASATDIEVYIVPVDEATAFEQEWKRKFEERVRMLSNSSFLEVMDDIEDDNDDFLVNEYEKALVNARSLNETELAVREGTPADESSQLLKIVLLGSDNKKVFIHVRPTTTLLKVAEHYRVAKELPPTVQLSLMFDHEEIDLDDTICNIDIEDGDIIEVVVK; from the coding sequence ATGGGTGAGTTTAATGAGTACGATGATATAGACGATTTCTTCTGCAATGACATCTCCCCGCTACACGATGAAGCTGACGAGTTCGGTAGCACCGATATTGCTCTGCCAAGCCAATTGTACGGCAAGGGCCCCAAGCCCAGAGCCGGCGAGTCCAAGGCGCTCCGCGACAGAAACAAAGAGTCTGGAAGTGGTACGGAATCAGAGGCCAAGGGCGACACGCTGGCCACGAAGCGTGGGCGGAGCTCGTGGCGGCGGGGAGCGAGTGAGAGCAGCCGCAGTTCGAGTCTAGGGTCATCGTCGCCGTCGGACTCGTCTTCTGGCAGGTCGCTGAGTCCAGTGAGGCCGGCGAAACGGAAACGCACGGATGAGCAGCAACCGGAGAGCGAGGCGAACCGCTTTCTGGCGGAGATGGAGCGGGACATCGAGCTGTCTGCCGGTCCTGGCGGCGGGGAAACAGCCACTGGGAAAGGCGGCCGGGACACAGATGCGCGAGTATATAACGTGGGGTTTATTTCGAGGATTGAGGGCTCGCGGAACCGCAGGGTAAACGTCAAGGTCACGGGCCAGAAGCAGTTTGCGACTTTTCTCGCTATCGCGCTCGCTGCGTTTTCGAAGCAGCATAACATCAGGAAATCGCTGAAGCCGAAGTACCAAGCGGATCAGGTGAAGATATACAGAGAGGGTGTCGAGGTGTTTAAGTTTATGACGTGCGATTCGTTCAATATCGAAGAGCCATATAACGCTTCCGCGACAGATATTGAGGTCTACATAGTTCCTGTCGATGAAGCCACGGCCTTTGAGCAGGAGTGGAAAAGGAAGTTTGAGGAGCGAGTCCGCATGCTTTCGAACTCTAGCTTTTTGGAAGTTATGGACGATATAGAGGACGACAACGATGACTTCCTGGTTAACGAGTACGAAAAGGCGCTGGTAAATGCTCGATCACTAAATGAAACGGAACTTGCGGTTAGGGAGGGAACACCGGCAGATGAGAGTAGCCAACTGCTCAAGATTGTACTACTCGGATCCGATAACAAAAAGGTATTTATTCATGTACGTCCTACGACGACACTTTTAAAGGTTGCTGAACACTATAGGGTTGCGAAGGAGCTACCTCCAACCGTACAGCTTTCTCTGATGTTTGATCACGAAGAAATTGATTTAGATGACACGATATGCAATATAGACATAGAAGATGGTGATATCATAGAGGTGGTAGTGAAGTAA